The window GCATTAAGTTTGACTTCACTTTGCTCCATTGTCCAAACACTTGGTTCAGAGGAGCAGTGGATCAAACTTTTTGGCTTAACTCCAAGCCTCAAAACTATTGTGGCCAGGAAATGGAGCCACCTGAAAACATCCACCAGGGTCTCCAAGGTACTTCTATTAATAGACTGACTGACAGTAGAAGAAATCCCAAATACATAATAATGAAAGAAATCCTATCTCTGTGCAGGTTTCTATCAAACAGGTACAACATAatagatttctttttaaaaaaaaggaaaaacaaaTTATTCACCCAAGAATCCTGCCATAAGTACAATTTGAAATAAAGATAATTATTTTACTATGTTTATGATGATAGGACTTGAGGCTCAAATTTGTACTTTTTCTTCTCCTATTCTCTTTTTATCCCCCACAGGCATTCACCTCTTGCTGGGTAAGATTCTGTGGGAGTAAAAAAATAATGTAGTGCCTTCAGATTTGGTCTCTTTGTGCAAGCTGGCCTCTGCTCTTTCCTGTCCTTGATTACCCAGTGATCAGCTTACACAACAGAACTGCGGTAATGAATCCCATGTTGTCACACTCAGTAGCGCAATTAACAGCACAAATGCACACATGCAAAGATCAGAAGGACTGAGTTTCAACCTACGCAAAGGAGATTATTGTTAAACTTCTACAATCTATAACATACTTTTATTCCTCAGTATCAATTATAATCTTAAGTAATCTAATTTAATTTTAATGTTACCTTTCTGGGTTTAACACTCGGCATTTTCTCAATGTGCCGTTTGGATTTCTTCTTTTCCTCCGCATTCTGTTCTCTATAGGAGTCTGAGCTCCTGGAACCAGATTTTGACAGAGGCTTATTTGACCCTTTGGATTTGTCTGGACGAGTCTCTTTTACCTTCTCAACAGGTTtgttaatctttttcttttttttctgtgGCTGGTCATAGCTAAGGTAGGACTCAAAAGACATTGTTGGTTCTTCAAAGTCATCAACCACTGTTGGTTTAATAGAGTCCTTATGGGAAGAAACAGACTGATTTTTTTCTGTAGATTTTGATTTTTTCGAGTCTGGCGTTTCTTTCTGTTTACTTGATGTGGGTTTCTCTTTGGGTTTGTCCAGTGTATTCCTTGGTTCTTCACGATCAGATTTTCGCTTGTCTAAGTCCCTATGTTTATATTTTCTATCATCTAACGCTTCCTCAGGTTGCAGGCGAGGTTTCTTATGACTGGAACTTATTGATGCAAACTCTCCTCGGTCCCTATGATTATGCTGTTCCTTTGAAGAAGGTTTATTCATTTTATCTTGCATTTGAAGTGAGGAAAATGTATACTTTTCATCATCTTTTGTAACCGATTGCTGCTTTTCCTTgtgtgaagacttgtgttccctgTCACGGCCTGTACTCACTTCCACTCGTGAGCTGCGATGGTCCCGAGGAATTTTATGGAAACTTTTCGGTGGTTGCATAGGTTGCTCAACATCTTCATCAGAATAGTCATTCTCCTCATCATAATCCTCCACAGGAGGAGATTTAGTCCATCTCTCGGCCTCCTCTTTAAAATTGGATTTTGAAGACTGGTAGCCATGGCTACCAGACCTGAAAGATTTCTCACTCTCCAGCAAGTGTCTCCTTTTCTCATGAATCTGTTCATAGTTTGGTTCATAGGGCTCTTTATGAGGGATCTGGAATGTCTGTCCACAATTTTCTTCTGGAGAAAGGTCCCTGTGTCTCCTTTTAGAAACCCCTTTATTATTAGCACACTCTCGCTCTTCTAGTGTATTTGTAGATCTGAACAAAATAAACATACAATTAATGATAAGAAAATTTTAATTGACATTGTTATAGTATTTAGACAAAAGACTATTTTTAATAAGGACATTCAAAGTTCTTTCCAATGACACAGCAGATAGAAACATTGGCCAACGTGGAACTGAGCCACAAAAATTAGGCAAATCCCAGGTCCAATCTCTGGTTTCTATCAGCTAGAAGGGACAACAATAGGTCCCATGCTCAGTGAAAAAAATCAGACAGAACTTATGATCACTAACTACTAACATTTAATGGAAAGTATTGATTTGTGCATGTATATGTACAGATCAGAATCTGTGAGAGGTCCTATAATCAAACCTGCCAACAGTCATGGCATAAGTTCACAAAAGAGGAATGCATAGTTCACAGGAAAGCACAAGTGAATAGTTATTTGAAAATCAGCATAGATAAACAAGATCAAATTAACTTCTTCTACTGTAAAATTCTATGCTTCAATGGCTGAGAGGCAGGATAAATCATCACTGGTCCAACAGTAAAAACTTCTGCAAACTAGAGACAGAATTAAAACTTCAATCTTTAATTAGATGGGAGAGGAATATAAACCATTTGCCATCCCCTCCCAGTGAATACAAGCAAAATATAAACCAACATGGTAATATTTACACATTGTAGCAGGATGATTGAGGGCTGATATGTCAGCTGTGGCCTGATGAGGATTCTGATCCCTGAGTAAGTATGGCCCTTTAAAGAACCCTACCTTTCATAGATAATTGCATTGCAGTGCAGGGAAGGCTAGGTGACTCAAAGATGATGGGATCATGTAACAATCTATTTGAGTGGAAGATAGCCTGTCAGTCCAACTCATGCAAGTTAACATAAATTCCAATTATTGTATCTGTATAGAACAGCATGATGTTTTAAATGAACTTACCAGAAACAATTGAGCCAACAGTTCAAACTCTTAATCTTGTAAAGCGTAAAAGATGATGCCATGTTCTTATCAATCAATTGTCAGAGACCTTTTTTTGTGGGAGCATTGGGTGATGAGGCAAAGGTGAACTACTTCAATCAGTTACCTTTTTGACTGCAGACTGGAATCGCCGTTTTGGTAACATTAATATGTTATCCTACATTATTCTGTATCTTTGGCACTATGAGACATTGCATTGAGCTTGTCCATCTTTAAAAGACAAGGACATTCATAGGAGAATGATGTGTTGTTTAACTGAAATTGGAATACCTGGAAGTTCAGATTCCTGATCACCTTGGTTTGGGATGCTATTTTCTCTATTTTACCATGAATATCTAAACCAAATCCATAAACAAAGAAAAGTCCAGTCACAAAACTGGTAGCAGGAGAGTTTTTCTCTAATTTACTAACTGAAGAGCTCAAGTTGAGGGCCAATTGAAAGTGACAACTTCAAATTTCACACTGCCATATTTAGGGAAGAAGAGTTATTTTCAGCTTTCTATTATCATTACACAAGATAGATAATTCTTTCTCCTCCGAACCCAGCTTCCAGAATTGGCTTGTTACGCATTAAACATTGTGacgctagtgtacctttaagaaatatttttttaaaatcatgatctctgcagttaAGCAGCTTTGGCTTTTTTTCATTGTTACCGAGCTGTCTGCtaaaagtccttttattgctgcttcagtggtttaaatggggttttatttatttttactctgagcctcaggtactttctgggatttatTTTAATGACCCTGCATTTTAAGGGGAAGAATGATAGACAaatcaggtgacaggagttctttcattttcaattTGGCTACTGttttagaaggtgtttggacatcagactgaaaagcagtgtttctctctctccctaatgttggaaattctgctggttagctggaagcaaggcttcCTGACTTccgggagtgaaaattctgctgttgatgGTTTGCTAATTAGTACCtagagcctctctctctctctctccctggtgctttgggaagctgttctgacttcaagcttgtctgtgtgtgtatcaagagaactgcagcatccaaccacaggactaagttccagcatcacgtgagcatttgtattttttgTGCTAatcctgtggcaagggttttgtttatgggatttgtttggttggaacgctATTTAGCCATTAAGATTTAGACAATATCATGGCTGtttttttccttgtttgtaattggtaaaagttattgctaattttctttccatacatgttaactgtattcttaaataaactttgtttgacaaaggctcccttgtgggtcatttgaatcacacctgaagtgaaacatcacatgcttaccctagccgaattcaaagtgcaaaacttatgatccaggcagacttcataaaacacttggagtttctgacctgaaccacaaCAACATAATCAGGGAAAACAAACGTATATAGTGCATAACAACAGCTTTCACTATTTGAGCAGAGAGGGCTGTTAAAATACCGTTCTACTTCCTGGGGTACCAGTTTCTTCCACTTTGAGACTAAGTTCTTAGCATTATCTCCAACCACATCGTGCTTCCTGAATCCATTCACAGTTTTTCCTATTCCTGTATCCTGTTTACAAAAAGAACAGAAATAGCAATGAAACCAATTTATTCAGCCTGTGAATtcaacacaaacacaaatacgaatatacaaattagaagcaagagtaggtcactcggccctttaaacctgctctgccatccaataaAATCATGGGTGATCGGATTAtaactcaattccacattccagccttcccccaataaactttcacccctttgcttatcaagaatcaatctacctctgccttaaaatattcaagactttgcttccaccccttttcaggaagagagttccaaaagttcagaaccttaaaaaaaaacaatcctcACCACCACACTCCAAATCTACATGAAAAGGTAAATTAGCCATAATTCCCACTAATAATCCAGCAATTTATTAAGCATAAGGACACATGGAATTTCAGGTGAGAACAGGAACATCCTCGCCACATATTGCTGTAATTGAATATCCTGTCTGGTTTATACATTAGTCATTTGAAGAAGGCATCAGGGACAATCAATACAAATGGCACCTTGACCTAGCAAGTAGTTAAAAACACCTTCAGAAGCAGAGGGAAGaaaggtaagtcttgcctcacaaatttgattgaattctttgaggaggtaactaagtgtgtagatgaaagtagagcagttgatgttgtatacatggattttagtaaggcgtttgataaggttccccatggtaggctaatgaagaaagaaagatggtgtgggacagagggaaatttggccaattggataagtaactggctatctcatagaaagaagtttaacaacaccaggttaaagtccaacaaggtttatttggtagcaaaagccacacaagctttcggagctctaagccccttcttca of the Mustelus asterias chromosome 21, sMusAst1.hap1.1, whole genome shotgun sequence genome contains:
- the eloa gene encoding elongin-A isoform X2; translation: MAADGVQEQVLKLQSRLSETQEPKKILKTLKRLNELPITVDILADTGIGKTVNGFRKHDVVGDNAKNLVSKWKKLVPQEVERSTNTLEERECANNKGVSKRRHRDLSPEENCGQTFQIPHKEPYEPNYEQIHEKRRHLLESEKSFRSGSHGYQSSKSNFKEEAERWTKSPPVEDYDEENDYSDEDVEQPMQPPKSFHKIPRDHRSSRVEVSTGRDREHKSSHKEKQQSVTKDDEKYTFSSLQMQDKMNKPSSKEQHNHRDRGEFASISSSHKKPRLQPEEALDDRKYKHRDLDKRKSDREEPRNTLDKPKEKPTSSKQKETPDSKKSKSTEKNQSVSSHKDSIKPTVVDDFEEPTMSFESYLSYDQPQKKKKKINKPVEKVKETRPDKSKGSNKPLSKSGSRSSDSYREQNAEEKKKSKRHIEKMPSVKPRKMMIDVVPVLPDIPLPLIQPNYRPLPSMDITPISPPKRKAVSVLSEEDLGFTGRRFNSKMQVYSGSKTAYLPKMMSLYEQCIRVLQNNVDSIHEVGGVPFEILEPVLERCTPEQLYRIEDCNPTFVEETDHLWLRHCKRDFKNQERQEFESWREMYLRLHDEREQKLRAITQSISSAHASKPKGRQAKLAFLNTEVKPPRDVRRRQEKHGTGISISAPPRIKMHSQAVSSSSGGGNQSFDGPSTSHGSTSSSLTPPNSGGGIHESKKPQVKKIAPMMAKTIKFFKNRFSRR
- the eloa gene encoding elongin-A isoform X3, with amino-acid sequence MAADGVQEQVLKLQSRLSETQEPKKILKTLKRLNELPITVDILADTGIGKTVNGFRKHDVVGDNAKNLVSKWKKLVPQEVERSTNTLEERECANNKGVSKRRHRDLSPEENCGQTFQIPHKEPYEPNYEQIHEKRRHLLESEKSFRSGSHGYQSSKSNFKEEAERWTKSPPVEDYDEENDYSDEDVEQPMQPPKSFHKIPRDHRSSRVEVSTGRDREHKSSHKEKQQSVTKDDEKYTFSSLQMQDKMNKPSSKEQHNHRDRGEFASISSSHKKPRLQPEEALDDRKYKHRDLDKRKSDREEPRNTLDKPKEKPTSSKQKETPDSKKSKSTEKNQSVSSHKDSIKPTVVDDFEEPTMSFESYLSYDQPQKKKKKINKPVEKVKETRPDKSKGSNKPLSKSGSRSSDSYREQNAEEKKKSKRHIEKMPSVKPRKMMIDVVPVLPDIPLPLIQPNYRPLPSMDITPISPPKRKAVSVLSEEDLGFTGRRFNSKMQVYSGSKTAYLPKMMSLYEQCIRVLQNNVDSIHEVGGVPFEILEPVLERCTPEQLYRIEDCNPTFVEETDHLWLRHCKRDFKNQERQEFESWREMYLRLHDEREQKLRAITQSISSAHASKPKGRQAKLAFLNTEVKPPRDVRRRQEKHGTGISISAPPRNCTNDGKNNKIFQEPF
- the eloa gene encoding elongin-A isoform X1, with protein sequence MKKNKVFSASLNIEHRTVQHSTGPSALDVVPSFVRNQDQAIPLPIILDTGIGKTVNGFRKHDVVGDNAKNLVSKWKKLVPQEVERSTNTLEERECANNKGVSKRRHRDLSPEENCGQTFQIPHKEPYEPNYEQIHEKRRHLLESEKSFRSGSHGYQSSKSNFKEEAERWTKSPPVEDYDEENDYSDEDVEQPMQPPKSFHKIPRDHRSSRVEVSTGRDREHKSSHKEKQQSVTKDDEKYTFSSLQMQDKMNKPSSKEQHNHRDRGEFASISSSHKKPRLQPEEALDDRKYKHRDLDKRKSDREEPRNTLDKPKEKPTSSKQKETPDSKKSKSTEKNQSVSSHKDSIKPTVVDDFEEPTMSFESYLSYDQPQKKKKKINKPVEKVKETRPDKSKGSNKPLSKSGSRSSDSYREQNAEEKKKSKRHIEKMPSVKPRKMMIDVVPVLPDIPLPLIQPNYRPLPSMDITPISPPKRKAVSVLSEEDLGFTGRRFNSKMQVYSGSKTAYLPKMMSLYEQCIRVLQNNVDSIHEVGGVPFEILEPVLERCTPEQLYRIEDCNPTFVEETDHLWLRHCKRDFKNQERQEFESWREMYLRLHDEREQKLRAITQSISSAHASKPKGRQAKLAFLNTEVKPPRDVRRRQEKHGTGISISAPPRIKMHSQAVSSSSGGGNQSFDGPSTSHGSTSSSLTPPNSGGGIHESKKPQVKKIAPMMAKTIKFFKNRFSRR